A section of the Centroberyx gerrardi isolate f3 chromosome 8, fCenGer3.hap1.cur.20231027, whole genome shotgun sequence genome encodes:
- the ccdc117 gene encoding coiled-coil domain-containing protein 117 isoform X1: MHHSSPTSGELGFLPAMYPFSLTSLPEMGIDLGPPSTSGHLQRGALSNTSWERRCLRKHRRRADDEGCSAKRRRLMVEAESDILENSSSSVGHDWPPASSCPPLSAQQASPALPPPCSGPQESLSPQSSTTLSRPETEGSCMEIEAAQRRLQEIEDRITLEDDDEDEDLDVEPAPRRPVLVLSDSLREGLQRGISDILPHTVAQSVSHSCMELVVWRPPEDALSRRLKDSLQRQRKQQTACRQPPTPCPSPTPQSPLSPTSPPGDTYSPLYSFPEAHSSGEEDMEL; this comes from the exons ATGCATCACTCCAGCCCCACCAGTGGAGAGCTGGGGTTTCTGCCAGCCATGTATCCGTTCTCCCTCACAAGCCTTCCTGAAATGGGGATTGACCTTGGACCTCCAAGTACCTCTGGCCACCTTCAGAGAGGAGCGCTCTCTAATAC CAGCTGGGAGAGGCGGTGCCTGAGGAAGCATAGGAGGAGAGCTGatgatga AGGATGCAGTGCCAAAAGGAGGCGGCTGATGGTGGAGGCAGAATCTGACATTCTGGAGAACTCCAGCTCCAGCGTTGGTCATGACTGGCCTCCAGCGAGCAGCTGCCCTCCTCTGTCTGCACAACAAGCCAGTCCTGCACTTCCACCACCCTGCTCGGGGCCTCAGGAGTCACTGTCGCCTCAGTCCTCCACCACCCTGTCCCGACCGGAGACAGAGGGCTCCTGCATGGAGATAGAGGCAGCTCAGAGGAGACTTCAGGAGATCGAGGATAG GATAACGCTGGAGGATGACGATGAGGATGAAGATCTGGATGTAGAGCCAGCCCCGAGGCGGCCAGTGCTGGTGTTGTCTGACAGTTTGAGGGAGGGTCTGCAGCGCGGCATCAGTGACATCCTCCCCCACACAGTAGCCCAGTCTGT GAGCCATTCCTGTATGGAGCTGGTGGTGTGGCGGCCACCGGAGGACGCTTTGTCTCGGAGGCTGAAGGACTCCCTACAGAGGCAGCGTAAACAGCAGACAGCGTGTCGGCAACCCCCGACCCCGTGTCCATCCCCCACCCCTCAGAGTCCGCTCAGCCCCACCAGCCCACCTGGAGACACATACTCCCCTCTATACAGCTTCCCTGAGGCCCACAGCTCTGGAGAGGAGGACATGGAACTGTAG
- the ccdc117 gene encoding coiled-coil domain-containing protein 117 isoform X2, with product MHHSSPTSGELGFLPAMYPFSLTSLPEMGIDLGPPSTSGHLQRGALSNTWERRCLRKHRRRADDEGCSAKRRRLMVEAESDILENSSSSVGHDWPPASSCPPLSAQQASPALPPPCSGPQESLSPQSSTTLSRPETEGSCMEIEAAQRRLQEIEDRITLEDDDEDEDLDVEPAPRRPVLVLSDSLREGLQRGISDILPHTVAQSVSHSCMELVVWRPPEDALSRRLKDSLQRQRKQQTACRQPPTPCPSPTPQSPLSPTSPPGDTYSPLYSFPEAHSSGEEDMEL from the exons ATGCATCACTCCAGCCCCACCAGTGGAGAGCTGGGGTTTCTGCCAGCCATGTATCCGTTCTCCCTCACAAGCCTTCCTGAAATGGGGATTGACCTTGGACCTCCAAGTACCTCTGGCCACCTTCAGAGAGGAGCGCTCTCTAATAC CTGGGAGAGGCGGTGCCTGAGGAAGCATAGGAGGAGAGCTGatgatga AGGATGCAGTGCCAAAAGGAGGCGGCTGATGGTGGAGGCAGAATCTGACATTCTGGAGAACTCCAGCTCCAGCGTTGGTCATGACTGGCCTCCAGCGAGCAGCTGCCCTCCTCTGTCTGCACAACAAGCCAGTCCTGCACTTCCACCACCCTGCTCGGGGCCTCAGGAGTCACTGTCGCCTCAGTCCTCCACCACCCTGTCCCGACCGGAGACAGAGGGCTCCTGCATGGAGATAGAGGCAGCTCAGAGGAGACTTCAGGAGATCGAGGATAG GATAACGCTGGAGGATGACGATGAGGATGAAGATCTGGATGTAGAGCCAGCCCCGAGGCGGCCAGTGCTGGTGTTGTCTGACAGTTTGAGGGAGGGTCTGCAGCGCGGCATCAGTGACATCCTCCCCCACACAGTAGCCCAGTCTGT GAGCCATTCCTGTATGGAGCTGGTGGTGTGGCGGCCACCGGAGGACGCTTTGTCTCGGAGGCTGAAGGACTCCCTACAGAGGCAGCGTAAACAGCAGACAGCGTGTCGGCAACCCCCGACCCCGTGTCCATCCCCCACCCCTCAGAGTCCGCTCAGCCCCACCAGCCCACCTGGAGACACATACTCCCCTCTATACAGCTTCCCTGAGGCCCACAGCTCTGGAGAGGAGGACATGGAACTGTAG